ATAGAAACGTACTCGTTGCTGTTGTGCACCGGAATTTGGTTTAGCGAGTACGTGAGGTCACATCGCACGCATAGTAAGACTTTGCTAGGATTTCCACTTGTCTCACACGTGAattgttcgtaaccagacagtctaaatttcgaagtcatattcggctcgcatatcacgataactggaaatcgatacttgagcagtctctgtttaaaatctccgaggcgacctcatagacctcgtgcgttccattgaaatattacggaacggctgatcttttcctgcaGTGAAAGCATTGAAGTTGATGATGCCATTTTGCTTGCTAGATTTTATATAGCAGCAAACACGGGTTCGAGTGCGGAGAAAATTTGCGCCGCCGTCTTGGCAACGGGTGTCTTAACTCCCATAAGCAGCATTCGCAAGGAACGAACCAATTGTGTAAGCATTGCCTTGATTTGCCCATACGACGACGAAGCTTCGCGTTCATGCTGGCATGCCGGCTGCACTTCTGCACTCCGAGACGGCAGGGAAGGCCATATAGTAGTGTCCTTGGTGTTCAGAAGAGTAGACGTGCCTAGAGGTGGCCCTGATGATTGAGAAATAACAGGAGCGCACGTCGACTTTTCATGAGGCACCGGTTGTCCTGTTGTCGATGCTGACCTCCTCCTAAGATTGCgtgagcgcctctggcggcggtgtATCTTGGTAGCCGCTTCTCTGTGTGTAGAGCGATCTCGCACCATTTTCCTTAGCACAGACATTTCAGTCTTTAATTTTAGACACTCCTTCGACGTTGCGTTGTGCGGCCCATCGCAGTTAGTGCATTTCAAGTCAGACCCATCACACATCGACTCATCATGATCGCTACCACAGCGGGGACATGTCATCCTGTTTGCGCACACAGCACTTGCGTGCCCGATTTTCTGACATTTACGGCACTGTAATGGTCTTGGGACGTATGGACGGACAGGATGTCTCACATATCCCACTTTCACATGTGATGGTGAGTTGTCTCCCTCAAAAATGAGCTTTATGCACCCCGACCGTTCAAAACAGTGTATGTCTGTAATATGGACAGTTGAGGATATTAGCGTTGGGAGATCGCCATTATCAATATCTGCATCCACATAGTAGATCACACCGGCCATGGCACTGCCTCCTTGTACGATGAATGAGCGGACAAGTATATTTCCTAGCTGAGTTATAGCCTTCAAAGTGTCAAGGATGGTTCGTGTAGAGACATCAACAGTAAGGATGTTTCTTCTGGGATTAATACGGACCTCTCTGATTTTCCCTGGAGCCAGCCTCTCGAGATAGGCAGTGAGAGTTTGCATATTGAGAGAATTGAGGTTGCCAGTAACAGCGATGGGGATGTAGGCGATTGTATACGTTTGCTGTGAGGGCGGCTTATTGTAGTTGAGCTCCCTCACGCTTGAAGTCCTGGGAAGTTTCCTCTTCAACCGGCGGTTTGTGGCCACGGTATATCCACCATCGGATTCCATGTCGTCCACATCAGAGCCGCTCGATGACCCTGGCAGAGTCATGTGCAGATGGTCGGGCGCAGCAGACCGACGGGCAGCATGGAGGCCAGCCCCCAACCGTGGCGGCAGAGGTAGCGGGACGTCCGTCATTGCTTTCGATACTGTACCCGCCATGGAGGCGTCGGTACGCACAAAGTTAAATGAAAAACCAGAGTgaagcaggaacagcagctgatcAAAAACTCGTCTTCTTCTTCCGGTACACAGGGGTTGGGCACAGCAGTGATACAGGTCAGTGCCTGCGGAGGTAGACGAACAAAGTCGGCACAACAGAGATCGGCACGGTGCTGGTAAGGTCGGTAACATCAGGGAAATCAAGCTGGACAACACCAGCCGAGCAGCAAATTATAGCTGAGTGGGCAGATAAAAAATCAAGGCCAATTGGATCACGTCGTGAGAGCAATGGTCAAGTACATGGAAAAATACAGATGTGTGACGACCGGCGACGCAGACACGAGCGGCGCACATTCCCAGCACAGCGGGGTAGTTCCCTTATCAGCGACTCGTATGACGCGGGGCTCGGCAGGAGTGAGCACTTTCTTGAGCCACTTCCGGAGATCAGCGCTCATGACCGAGATATATGCGCCGGTGTCGATCAGAGCGCTGAAAGATAGGGCATCAACTTCCACGGCGATTAGGTTCTGATTGGTCGGCAATGTAAGGAGAAGATTTGCAGGTCGAgagtccaatgcagcgtcacctccgggagctggaTCCGTCAGTTTTCCGGCGATGAGCGTACAGAAGGGTGCGGCGATGAAAAACGACGGGGCAGAGGCGAGCGGGACCGACGATCGTGCGGCGACGGCGACCGGCTCGAGCATCTGGTGGACCCAGAAAGGCCGCGGTCACGGTATGTCGTTTCATTTGGAGCATCATATATGGCTGGCGCTGGTTGTCATTGTGGCGGTAGTAAAACGTGGAGCGGGAAAACGAGGGCTGACGATAACGGGAATAGCGAGAAATGTGTCCCACGCCGCCACAATGGaagcatatgggcttgtcgtcaggtgttcgccattAGGCCGGATCTCGATAGCGTCGAAATGTCGGTGGAGGTCGATAAACAGGGGCAGGGCTAAACGGAGGGCGTGTTATGGACCCTTTAATAATTATTTTGGGTCCCGGAGAGTGTCTAATTGGTGCATTGTACTGTTCAAGAAAATCTAAAATAAAATTCAAAGGCCCAGCGTGCCAGTCTGGGCACCATCAACAAACTTGGCAATATTCTAAACTCTCGTTGAAGATCAGCGGTTGAACTGCTTGTATCGATTGATGACTTGTCGTTCTGTGACAGGCTCTGCGAGACAGGTAATGTGTACGACCGAGGATTATTTATTTACTGCATAAAAATTAGACTATGCAACGTACGTGCTTGCACCTCGTTCCACTTTGCTGATTATTTGCGCCTCGCTTCTTGTACGGCAGGCGCCGCACATGTACCGAGGCTATAATATAtagaagtaatgatagtagtgcATCTTGCATTCAGTCTTTACGTTAGATTCTGACCTAAAACCATCTCAAATAAAAGCTATATGCTTCCAAGCATATGTCGGGCTGTTGAAAGACACGAATAATTAAATAATCAAAACGTACGCGATAAGGCATCAATACAGCTCTTTTTCTGCTTCACAACTTATTTGCGCGAATGGTTGTTGAAAAAGTATTTCGTATGCCTCGTATGCTCGCACTGCAATTTTGACACTGGCGGCGAATGAATTCAGGAAATGCCACGAAGTGAAATAAATGTATGGGTACATCTTGTTAATCATAGAACACGCACGTATAAAAATTTCATGCGCGTAGCGACATTTTCGGCACACCAAATAACACAGGGGCAGAATCACGTTTTCTAGAAACTGCATGCCTTCATCCATTTTGTTTCACGCGCGTGCGTTAACCGAGAACTCAACATAATGCTTATGCCAGACGTCTTACTTGTCGTGATTTAcattgtcgggatatggggggatgccaacggccctctgcctcgacacaccaaGCCCCgtggttggcgcatgcctgcgcatcaaccgcggtccggtacaagctcgaggaaacaatagacgacaaccacgtgtacactcggaaagcatttattacgactgcaactaacacttcgaacaggccagctagctatagttgacatcgctgagggttccctcgaagagaataatacactaggtaaagaagggcttccgacttaccaagtggggaatacggggggccgcggcgtttgccgcggcaagaacgcgtttgactaaccacgtgcgggaatcgggagcggcggcggagacttccgccgccgccgcttgctggggaccaaagagacccgggcgatatcagcgggatctcacgtgacccacccggtggcgctgatagcgcttgcgattcccgtgcgccacccgcggaaggaaagtttcccctctcccaactctccctggcacgcatgcgcttgacgcgacgttcactgcccgtgcggcggttatgggactcggggattcccacatccctccacccttaaatattgccctacggcggatagagagagagagagagagagagaaacgtggtgggaaaggcagggaggttaaccggaaaagattctggtttgctaccctgcactgggggaagggtaaggggaaatgaaaggcggaaagaatagggaagagaaaaacagtcacaaaaaaaaggaaaaagaaaaggaggaggttcgaaacgtctgtgagaactatagtctgtcagatagtccactcgatcgcaaaaacttcaagagtgccttgactggcttgttgtgtgacgactgtataggccggcgttccaggactgtctgctccgaaagcggctggtcgtcaagacgtgccagcgcggtcgcgagtgactgcctatgtgcgctgtattggggacagtgacaaagtacgtgctcgattgtttcctcgtcgccgcagtgatcacacgcagcactatcctcccatccgatgcggaaagcaaacgactttgtaaatgcgacaccaagccacaatctgcaaagtactgttgtttcgtgtcggatagtccaggtggaggtcgaagtcgaagacaggggtctagtcgatgcagacgtgtgtgttgcaaactaggtgtgttccacaacgaatATGTGTGGCATCGTCTGCAatcactcgaagtttcgctgctgcatctgttcgtgacagcgggattggttcctgtgcgccgtcttcgtgagcagatcgagcagcttcatcagcatattcgttgcccattacgccacagtggctagggagccactgaaaggtgacgtcgtgtccttgctcgacgaggcaatgaaggagctctcggatttctaggactagttgttcgtagggtccacggtgtaaggcggaaagcaagcaatgtagcgctgccttggagtcactgaaaacactccatttgttaggtggttcctcacgaattatgcgaagtgcgctacgaagagcagcaagctccgcggctgtcgatgtcaactggtgtgatgtcttgaatttcaaggtggagactttcgcaggaaaaaacactgatcctgcagaaccgtccacggtggttgaaccatcagtgtatagatgggtatgatcactgtatttttcgtagagcatggtcagcgaaagttgcttgagagctggtgatgagagttcggctttcgttcgaattccaggcactgtcagtcgaacttgtggctgagccaagcaccaaggaggaaacaaaactctcgttgcagctgtgtaacctgatggaaggtatatacgataagcAGTATTGTCTGACAAAAGGAGGctcgtggtcggtcttctggcagtgaggctagatggtgggaaggggcgcgagcaaggtgcctgacgtgtgctctgagagcttccataataatgtgaatcttggctgggtagtcatgtgcaattgcaatggtttctgatgttgatgtacatcgtggcaaccctagacagaccctaagtgcctgtgcctgagcactttcgattgtacgaatgttagttctacaggtattggtcagcactgccaagctgtacctcagatacccgagaaacagcgtccggtagagttgcatcatcgcgtgtactgaagtaccccaggattttcctccaagaaacttgaagagatgggagatggctgtcaggcgcttctttaggttggtgacatggggactccaacaaaggtcacgatcgatgattacctctaagaacctgtgcgttctgacgtaagggatattttgtccatcgatggttatggtgtatggtgtcattcgtttccggctaaatgcgatcaatgcgcatttttctggggaaatcttgaggccttgttcattaaggtacgtcgctatcaacgccgcagatttttggagcctaGCACGTACTTGtggacgcgtcacgccagatgcccagatgcatatgtcatccgcatatattgacaacttcaccgtatttggtaggcattctactAGGGCAATGAGCACTAgattgaagagtgttgggctcaacacaccaccctgtggtactccacggtgtgtatagtgttgagaagttgggccgtcttcagtatgcacaaatagagaccgcatatgtaaataactgcgtgtccaacgataaagcctaccgccgaggccaaccatttccagagcctctaatatagcctcatgaagaacattgtcatatgctcctttgatgtcgaggaacatggcgacagataatcgcttgcacgtcttttgatgttgaacgtaagtaaccaaatcgatgacgttgtcaatggaacatcggtgacgtcgaaagccagccattgcgtctggataaacttcatagcgttccaggtaccattcaagtctggcgaggatcattcgttccatcaccttcccaatgcaactagccagcgcgattgggcggtaggaagtaagctctagaggagacttgccaggtttgaggagtggtaccaggcggctggtcttccattcttgaggaacgtttccattctcccaggactcattgaagatgttcagcaaggcacttcgcgctagttcaccgaggtggcacaaggtacagtaagaaataccatctggtccaggggacgacgaccgattacacagggcaagtgccgcgtcgagctcttgagtggtgaacggcagatccatgcgtgagtcccgtgtgtccggaacgtagtcagatgtaagggaacttgatcccactgactggcctgtaatcatggcacagaaatcttccgctacgtcgaggtcttgtcggcgttggaaaagtgctagtgccttgaatggaaagcgttgttccggaacggaacgtaggcctctcacagttctccatatttgagacagtggcttgcgggggtcaagggactcacaatactttgtccatcgctccgattccagtttatccatgcggcgttgtatcttcttttgagtgcgccgagctgtccttagatcgtgaatggatttcgtgcgtcggtatcttcgttcggcgcgacgacgaatagcacgaagtcgctccaactccaggtcgaattgcgagtacttcgatgagcacatgagcgtgcacatagcggtctgcgccgcttctttaatagcttcctgcagtccagataaaagacctttctgacaagcgtcctccaggtggtttttaaacacagtccaatcaATTCTTCGTAGTGTGCTTGGCGGGTGAGTGTTAGACATGCCGTCAATCTTGAGGTAggtggggatgtgatcgctgccatgtgtctcaatgtccaaaaaccacttaacgcgcgtggcaaagcggcgtgatacaaaggtcaagtccaggcagctgctgtacactgtGCCGCGTAGAAACGTAGGACTTGCATCATTGAGCAGCAAGAGGTCATGATTGGAGGAAAACGAAGCGAGACTTCGTCCGGTTGCGTTGACTTTTGAGCTTCCCCAAAtggtgtgatgggcgttaaagtccccggtgataatccaaggaccaggGGACGCTTTTATTATGTCTTCCAAATAACCAAATTTAACAAACCCTATCAGACTATCCGGCTACGAGTCAATTACGTCCTCAAATAACAACGGAAATAGCAAGGTAGTCGTCTTTATTCGCCGTGAGCTTACTTACGTCATCCAGCCTGTGcaacctcatgacgacaatcagtatgtctgcttaaccgtcaaaaatagaaagctcacttttacacttgtaggcgcgtacctatctccatcaagccGGTTTGACACCAAAAGACTACGGCGGATAAATCGCTGAACGACGGCATTAATAAAGTATCCGgacagatgcgatggtaaactccggcaggaaatgtccgaatccatgttgataggcagcacagtcctgtgtggcggccgcccacatgtggcagccgtcacagtggttgacgatgacgggggctgaagatggcttgccctcaagatgcgcgccgcaatgtccacccgggaacagcgggtcaggactttctcgaagcggcgcgcgcgccggctcgatgaacctcgcaccgacgcatcctcgtgggagtgtatgaggtgggcctccctcattgtggctgccatgtgctgctgcatcgggccgcgaacagggagaggccgagacagcaggcagggacgtggaccatggcagcaatagcaagtcgaggtGGTTTCACTCGTTcagcaaagtcgctcaaatgcactccacaaacacttagaattaaggcagtagaggccgccgcagcgtcggccgtctgacacgatgctgaaccacccgtctaccgcatagctttatgtggtaacgagaagaaaaaaaacaatccagttcgtttgaatgaagttattcgcttcgaccgaatttttccggttcgatacagcgcgaaaaagggcgatgctcgtatgaacaaagcgctctctggtcccccgagatttcggttattccgcccgcaaaatattaagttcatctgaacaaaataagctttctacttcgaacgaggtttctccgctcgggcgagtatagtagaactagcgaatccgcttgcacccgctaaatgtcacggcatggtcgtcttcgagcATGCGACCGGtcgctccgcagagccttaggcctaatcgcgtccatgacggataccaatgccacaaaagacccataaagggttccaatgagccgccgcgaggagatgcaggtctagctaagtggtccccgctcgctgctcaacacgcagcttccgagcagactcctgggactgcgccccgctgacgtcctagccagcgtttccggcgcccagctcccagagccaaagatacagaaaggaggctatttacatatgtacagggaaaatcgaccaccgcgtcggctgctgcactcactcgcttcgggcgtactcttaggagaaaactcgctgcaaatctcagcgtctacacgaatTCGGTGACACTagtgcagcgttaactcgcactcaagaaagcacatgcccaatctagctaccaatcacgccttcggttgaggcctaacgctggtccggacaaagccttcaggcttccgcgcatccgaaccgatcgtcgtcccgttttccaagagcttgccccacgttgggaacgccaaaatgtcgggatatgtgGGGATTGCCGACGgctctctgcctcgacacaccgagccccgcggttggcgcatgcatGCCTGCGcctcaaccgcggtccggtacaagatcgaggaaacaaaagacgacaaccacgtgtacactcggaaagcatttattacgactgcaactaacacttcgagcaggccagctagctatagttgacatcgctgagagTTCCCTCGacgagaataatacactaggtaaagaagggcttcctacttaccaactggggaatacggggggggggggggggggggggggcggcgtttgccgcagcaagaacgcggttgactaaccacatgcgggaatacgggagcggcggcggagacttccgccgtcgccgcttgctggagaccaaagagacccgggcgatatcagcgggatctcacgtgacccacccggtggcgctgatagcgcttgcgattcccgtgcgccacccgctgaaggaaagtttcccctctcccaactctccctggcacgcatgcgcttgacgcgacgttcactgcccgtgcggcggttatgggactcGAGGATTCCCACAACATAAAGGCACGCAGCAGTAAGACATTGTTGATTTTGCTGATCTTCTTTGTCGTACAAagtacatacacacacaaacatcAAGGCTTGGCGCGAGTAGACGATAGCAAAAGTGCGGCGCAGGTGGCGCAACTGGTAGCGACATAAGGCTCGTAGTGGCTgaaatatgagctagaacaggCGCGCTGGCGGTCTGCGCGCTGGTAAGGTCAGTAGTACAGTAGGTCGTGCTTCAATAAACCGACGCCAACTTGCATCGCTGGGTTACATGGGCCGTTCCCGTGGGTATTAAAAGAAGAAGCTGTGGTTACGTCTAGCACGACCGGGAGCGGCTGGGTCGTGCGTGGTGCCACGGGCCCGTTTAAGTTCTCGTTGTTGAGCTAGGGGAAATACAAGCGTTGCTGTCGATGTCGATCATCAACTTGGGTTGATGTTGTCGATCACCAATTTGGGTTGGGTAGGCATCGTGCAAGATGCATTATCAGATTCTCTAGCGCTTCCAGTCGCTCCATTCTCTTGCCCACAGCGCTTGTCTCTTGTCCACGCTTGAGCCCCCAGCCTATTTTATTAAGCTGTGGACCATTTTTCTTATGAAAACAAATCACGGGATTTAACATACAGAAGCAACCCAAGGGCCGTAGTgtggggctccggattattttcgaccacctgtggttcttaaAGGGGCCTCTCTATCTTTAATTGTAGaagtgtgttttctttttgtctccatcgaaatgcggctgtcgcGGCTGAGAATCAAACCTTCGACGTAGCATACAGCAGCAGCCCGCCGTTGTCACTGGGCCAACGCGGCATATCTTCTTCAGTAAGGGTCACGATGATTGTGATAATGGTCCGCAGGTTTGTCACGTGCCCCCGCTACATAGGTTCATAATTCAGACGGCACGATGTCTCACTTTGCGTTTTCGCATTCCCTAAATGTTTGCTCTCATTGATGGTTTATGACTGTTTCTTGCACAGCAGTGTGCACGCTAACGTTTCCCTCGAGAAGTATTGTTGCTTTTTATCCCATGAACTTTTACGTTGTACTTAAAATACACAGTTCATTTGAGCGTGCGTTGCTAAATTGATAGACAAGCGCGAAGACGGGTGATTCGAGTTTTCTTCAGACTATTTATTCATATATAAATTATTACGAATAAACGAAACCACTGAAAAGTTTTAAAGAAGACGTGTCTAGAGGCGCACTAAGTCTATGCCAATGAGTCCCGAGGAGCTCGAAAGGATGCTATTTCACATGACTCTTGTTCAACGCATATCACTATGCGACACACAATGAGCTGGGTTCGAGTGCTCAAGATTCCAAGACTGGGCCCACAGGCCGTGCTAGGGTGACAGGACGGGAGTTGTGGACAGGACGTCCTTAGACGTCGCTGACCACTGTCACCACCACTGGTCTCCTGAGCTCGCAGCAGGGCGTCTTGGCTACCAGACTGTCTTTAAGCTCGCACACCTCAGCCTCAACTACAGTGTGCCACAATTCCACCTTCTCGAGCATACGCTGAAGGCCTTCCACCTTATGATTGTACTTCTCGTTGAGCGCGCTGTATATGCGTGGACATGGGTACGTTCCCATTGAGCACATTCTTTTTGGCCTGTAGCTCGATCTTCATGGCCCGCTCAGCGCATATTCCAGGGTGCTGCACGTTTTCGCCCAGTTCAGCTTCACCGCCGTCGCTGTCCCAATCACAAGGACGTCGCCCGAGCCACCCAGCGAGTCCTTGAGGATGTGGGTCAGCTTGGAGTCCTGGTACGGCACTTGCTGCGTCCCGTTCTTCGGGCGGGCGTTGATGCAGTTGCCGAGGGCCAGGAGCGACAGGTTGAGCTTAGTACCCTCGCGAATCTGATCCTCTGGGTCCCTACTGGCCGCAGCTGCGCGCTCCGCGCCGGCAAGGTCAACAGAGCACATCGAGACGCGAGTTTGCTTGCTCGTGCTTGTCGCATTCTCCGTCACTGTGGCGTAGCTCTGGAAGATGGCGTGCGACCATGAAGACTCAGCATTAGCGTCGGGAGCATGCTGCGTCCGGTTCTTGTTTCCTTTCAAGAGCAGATCGAGGAGGGTGCCGGCCTCTTTCACCCTGTGTATGGTAAGGTACAATATTCCAATGCCCTTGGCAGGGTCCAGGCAAAGCAGGTCTCGAAAAACCTTGTTGTAGACTTCTAGATAGGTGGCTGCTACGTCGCATGTCTGGCCCTCTGACCGCAGCTTGTCCACGCGCTGGTCCAACTTGCTGGGCATGAGGTAGACCACTCCGGGGCATTCCTCGGAGCCCAGCATGGCGAAAGTTGGCACCATTGTAGATTCCTCCGTGGTAGGGTTCCTCGACGTTGCGGTAGTCGACCTTACCACGGGCGGGGGCGTGATGATCACGAGGACGACGCTGGTGGTCTCGGAGTCACGATCGCTCAGTAGGCGCACGCGCACTGCCATGGTAAGGCGTACCCCGGGCGAAAGCGGGTCCTTGTTCGATCGGCGGCGTTTCGGGGCTGACGACTGCACGGTCTCGTTAGAACGCCTCCTGAGGTTTGCCGGCCCCACCGTAGATTCTTTCGTGGTAGAGCTACTCCATAGATGTTGAGGGATCCGGCCTGACCAAAGACGCGGTCGTGATGATCTAAGATGTCGAACGTCCAGTCAGGCACCAGGCGCGTTCTCCACCACGTGCTCGGCTTACTTCGGCCTCGTTATCACCGCTTGAGCCATATGAGCTTTATCTGGggtctggaattattccgcttgattccagatttaaccAACTtaactgtcctgactttcctgaagctttattaTACATCCCTGTCccatttgcaacccgttttcatcaattctccagaatcatttttcagaacaggatggcggcgttaccgacagccacaagttatttttttcattcgctgttatcaaaacttcaagttagtCTACCGCGCCTGATTTCCCCCAAATCTAATTCGTTCAAAATAAAACtgacttttgatgatattttccAAAACACCCGAAACTTATTttctgcgcgcatacttgaaggtctcctccAAGACCATCTTAGtgaatttccgtctcatttggttatttctacggacgcatcacaagatttagagaaggctggtgtcgGCATCTTTTCAATCAACTCAACTGGTATTTTGATCTCcatctcgctgattacactccaatatttcttgctgaatttctagcagttattcttgccatccgaaaattgggtccacagaattctcAAGTAATAGtggttacagatgcgctttcggtctgtacacatttaacttacAACAATCAGTCACAcctgctgagtatattttcgagTCTTGCCCCGGAAAacttatccgaagtccgctttctCTGGGTCCCTGGGCATAGTGGAATCTTTGTAAacgaatcagctgactcgctcgcttcgacatcactaatcataaatgttcttcctgatttctcgtttataaaggagctagatttaagcgccttttattgctgaattgcAATGAATCGCCCATACTTTcctcagacgattttcaacatttaaaatttcggtggatcacgagcaagtgcctttcacgccaatgtgaggtgacgctgacaaatttccgctgcagagttccccgcctaaatttttatcttcacagatctggtttatcaatcactgacctctgctaattttgtaatcaaccgggaactattgaccatttctctctttcttcc
The DNA window shown above is from Dermacentor silvarum isolate Dsil-2018 chromosome 1, BIME_Dsil_1.4, whole genome shotgun sequence and carries:
- the LOC119437679 gene encoding kinesin-like protein KIF18B, with protein sequence MAVRVRLLSDRDSETTSVVLVIITPPPVVRSTTATSRNPTTEESTMVPTFAMLGSEECPGVVYLMPSKLDQRVDKLRSEGQTCDVAATYLEVYNKVFRDLLCLDPAKGIGILYLTIHRVKEAGTLLDLLLKGNKNRTQHAPDANAESSWSHAIFQSYATVTENATSTSKQTRVSMCSVDLAGAERAAAASRDPEDQIREGTKLNLSLLALGNCINARPKNGTQQVPYQDSKLTHILKDSLGGSGDVLVIGTATAVKLNWAKTCSTLEYALSGP